The genomic interval GCTGGCGAGCCTGTTCGTTCTGGCCTACGCCACCGGCGACGAGATCGAGCGGGTCCACGTCGCGGCCGGCTACACCATCGCTGGGCTCCTCGCGATTCGCATCGTCTGGGGCTTCGTCGGCCCGCGGCATGCGCGCTTTTCTAGCTTCGTTCGTCCGCCGCGCGAGGTGCTCGCCCATCTCCGCGACGTCGCCCTGCTCAGAGCTCCCCGTTACATCGGGCACAACCCCGCGGGCGGTGCTATGATCGTTGCGCTCCTGGTCGCGTTGGCCGGCATGTGCGCGACGGGCTACATGATGACGACGGACGCCTACTGGGGCTCCAAGGC from Bradyrhizobium arachidis carries:
- a CDS encoding cytochrome b/b6 domain-containing protein, which produces MRTVSSTIGAGAMPPATIKVWDPFVRIFHWSLASLFVLAYATGDEIERVHVAAGYTIAGLLAIRIVWGFVGPRHARFSSFVRPPREVLAHLRDVALLRAPRYIGHNPAGGAMIVALLVALAGMCATGYMMTTDAYWGSKAVEHVHEFLANLTVGLVVAHVVGVLIASFEHRENLVASMISGRKRAVN